The genomic region TATCGGGTGATTGCCTTAGGTATGATTATTTTCGGATCTGTCGCAAGCTTACAAATCGTTTGGGACTTAGCTGACTTAGCGATGGCGTTAATGGCCTTAACGAACTTAGTTGCGATCGGCATACTTGGTAAATTTGCGTTCAAAGCATTGCATAACTATATGGAACAACGGAAGCAAGGAAAAGATCCTATATTCTATGCGGACGACATCGAAGGCCTAAAAGGCGTGGAAGCTTGGCCGACAAGAGATGAAAAATATAAAGAAGCAGTGTAATCTTAGATTGACTAAAAAGGGTGGGGGAGTCCCACCCTTTTTTATTAAAACTGGTAAGGTTCTTGTCATCAGTGCTTTCTGTTGAATTAGTGAAAATATACACATTATCGTGTATAACCGCCTTTTGAGGTGCAAAAAAGACTCTATAGATACATAAACCAACATCAAGGTGCAAAATATTTTCAGATCCGTACATAAAAGTCTCAATTCGGTGCAAAAAAGTGTCGGTGTATAAATTATAGATTTTGGCGTAAATATGATGTACAGCAAGTTTAAGATGGCACATTTTTTGCTCTACGAGATGGTAATTTCAATCATTTATTCAAAAACGAATGCATTCATTATTTCTAATCATCTTTTGCTTGCAAATTTAGACATAATACCATCGAAAATGAAAAAAAAAACAGGGGATTCCCTGCTTTTTTTTATATTATAATACTTTCGATAAAAACGCCTTGGTCCGTTCGTGTTGTGGGTTGTCAAACAGCTCAGCTGGGGTCCCTTCTTCAATGATGTATCCACCGTCCATGAAAATAACCCGGTCGCCTACTTCGCGAGCAAATCCCATTTCGTGGGTGACGACAACCATGGTCATCCCTTCTTGGGCGAGCTGTTTCATGACGGCCAACACTTCTCCGACCATTTCTGGATCTAAAGCGGACGTTGGTTCGTCAAACAGCATGACTTTCGGTTCCATCGCTAATGCTCGAGCGATGGCAACACGTTGCGCTTGTCCACCTGATAAAGAATCTGGATAGACGTAAGCTTTTTCTTCTAATCCTACTTTTTTAAGCAGTTGTAATGCTTTTTCTTTCGCTTTTTCTTTCGACCATTTTCGAACTTTCATAGGTGCCAAGGTGATATTATCTAAAACGGTCATGTGCGGGAAAAGGTTAAACCGCTGAAAGACCATGCCGACTTCTTCGCGCACTTTATTGATGTTTGTATTTTTATCTTTTAAATGAAAACCGTCTATGACGATATCTCCATCTTGGAAGTCTTCTAAAAGATTTAAGCAACGCAGAAATGTCGATTTACCGGAACCAGATGGCCCGATTACAACGACGACTTCTTTTTCTTTTATATGAGCGTTGATGCCTTTTAACACTTCCAGGTCACCAAACGATTTTACTAGGTTCGATACTTGTATCATTGGTTTGAATACCTTCTTTCTACATAATGTAGCAATTTACTTAAGGATAAAGTAAGAATAAGATAAATAATCGCCACTGTTAAATAAGGTTCCCATACGCGATAATATTGCCCTTGGGCGGCACGACCCCAATACATTAATTCCGGGGCAGCAATAATCGAAACTAGGGAAGAATCTTTAATTAAAACAATAAATTCGTTACCAAACGGTGGAATCATCCGCTTCAGTGCTTGCGGTAAAATAATATAAATCATGGCTTGAACTTTCGTCATTCCAAGAGAGCGGGCCGCTTCCGTTTGGCCACGGTCAATTGACTGAATCCCTGCGCGAAAAATCTCCGCAATATACGCCGCAGCATTTAATGACAACGATACTATGGCCGATAAAATCGGTTTTGGATTTTCCATAAGCAACGGTAAAACCCCGAAATGGATAAGTAAAATTTGAACAAACAACGGGGTGCCACGAAAAATATTAATATACCATTCAAACGGAAAACGAATAATTTTATAGGAAGACATTTTTCCAAGTCCAATTACTAGCCCTAAAATGGAACCAATCACAATTGCTGCAATGGAAAGTCCAATCGTTAATAATACTCCTTTAAAAAAGAACGGAGCGTATTCTTGCACAATGTCCCAACGAAAATCCATAATCCTCACCTTTCTAGAAAAATAGCGTAACTAACAACGAGTTACGCTATTTTCCTACTCCTTATTGTTGTTCAAGTAAGACGTCTACGTTTGGTTCACTACCGAACCACTCTTTATAAATTTCAGCATATGTTCCGTTTTCAATAACCGTTTTAATAGCAGCATCAAGTTTTTCTTTCAGCTCGCTGCCTTTCGGGAACATTAAGCCGTAAAACTCGGACTCGAAATTAGTTGGATCTTCAATACCGACTAAGTTTTTATCAGGGTTGTTCTTTAAGTATTCGTTCACCACTGTATTGTCTGTTACAACGGCATCGACGCCACCGTTTAACAATTCCATAATCGCGACGACGTTGTTTTCGAATTTCTTAATGTTTTCATTTTCTTCTCCTAATAATTTTTCAACGGCTGCTTGTCCAGTTGTCCCGTTTTGTACACCAACTTTTTTACCGATAAGGTCATTCGCGTTTTTAATATCGCTTCCTTCAGGCACTAGAATCATATGTGTAGATTGGAAATACGGAACTGAGAAATCATACGTTTGTTTTCGTTTGTCGTTAATTGTAATACCGGAAATCGCCATATCGACTTCTTTTCCTTGAACCGCAGCAAAGAGTGGATCCCAACCGATATTTTTCAATTCGTACTCTAAACCAGCTTCTGCCATAACCGCATCAAGGAAATCGATGTCAAATCCGACAATTTCCCCTTTCTCCATATATTCAAACGGTGCAAATGCTGCATCGGTTGCAACAACGACCTTTTGTACGTCACTGCCTGAGGCTTGATCACTAGAAGCTTGTCCGCATCCAATTAATGCAAACACCATCATCATAATGATTCCAAGTAAAACCCCTTTTTTCATTTAGAATAATCCCCCTTTGAACATATCTGAATAATTACTATAATCTGAATACGTTATTAATCATAACAAGAAAACAAATTTTATACAATATAATTTATAAAAATAAGTTTCAAAAAATTTAGAACAATAACCATATATAGGAAAATCACATACTTATATTTTCACTAGTGGATTTAAAAGTATTTTTGTATACGAAATATATACAGTTGTGCGGCTCAGGTGGTATTTGTGAAAATAGTAAAATAACAATCTCACAATGGAGGTGAAAATAGAAGAAAGGGATTAAAAAAATATGCAATATTTAAATCCAATCATTTTTGTAAAATTGTCGTTTCTGAAGAACAAAATATATGATATAATCGCGATTGACAAAACCGAATATGGAGAGAATAGTAGGGGAGCCAGTGTTGCTGGCTGAGATTGCATCCGTAAGATGCTGACCCTTTGAACCTGATCTGGTTGAAACCAGCGGAGGGAACATATTCTCAAACGAATAACCTTGTTTGAAATATGCGCCACTCGGTTCAACCGGTGGCGATTTTATTTTTACCATTTTTACCATTTTTAGATAACAACGTGTGAAAGCAGACTGAAAGGAGATTAAAACAATGAAAAAATGGTTAATGGCTGTACTTGCTACAGTAGGATTGGTAGGCTGTAATGGGGGCGAAGACACTCAACCTGTAGATGAAAACGCACAAGAGTTAAAAGAAGTTTCGGTAGTTCTTGATTGGACACCTAACACGAATCATACCGGATTATATGTAGCAAAAGAAAAAGGCTATTTTGAAGAAGAAGGATTAGATGTAGAAATTCTACTTCCAGGTGAAGCAGGGGCGGATCAGCTTGTTGCTTCAGGACAAGCCGAATTCGGTATTAGTTATCAAGAAAGCATTACCCAAGCACGAATTCAAGATGTACCGCTTGTATCGATTGCTGCTATTATTCAACATAATACATCCGGTTTTGCTTCTCCGGTAGAAAAAAATATTACTTCTCCGAAAGATTTTGAAGGAAAAACATATGGTGGTTGGGGCTCTCCAATCGAAGAAGCGGTCATTACTTCGTTAATGGAAGAAGAAAATGCGGATGTAAGTAAAGTGAACTTTGTCAATATCGGAGACTCTGATTTCTTTACCGCTGTCAAACGTGATATTGACTTTGCGTGGATTTACTATGGTTGGACAGGAATTGAGGCAGAGCTTCGAAATGAACCGATTAACATGGTTTACTTAACGGATTACTCGGAGAAGCTCGATTATTACACACCGGTTTTAGCGACAAGTGAACAAATGATTAAAGAGCAGCCGGATGTGGTAAAAGCATTTGTGAAAGCTGTTTCTAAAGGATATCAATTTGCGATTGAGCACCCAGAAGAAGCGGCAGACATCTTATTAGCGGAAGTACCTGATTTAGATGAACAATTAGTAAAGAAAAGTCAACAATGGTTAGCAGACAAGTACCAAGACGATGCACCACGATGGGGTGAACAAAAAGCAGAAGTTTGGAAAAATTACTCTGATTGGATGTATGAGCACGGGTTACTTGAAAAAGAGTTAGATGTAGACAAGGCTTTTACAAATGAGTTCTTACCTGAAGAATAAAAGGAGGGAATCCAAATGGCTGAAGCGCTAGTCAGTGTCCAAATATTGCCGAAAACAAAACAAGGGGAAGATGTCATTCCTTATGTTGATGCAGCCATTGACGTGATTGCCCAATCAGGTGTTAAGTATGAAGTTCATCCTCTTGAAACAACGATGGAAGGGGAATTGGATGAACTGTTACACATCATTTCATTAATGAATAAACGAATGATGGAGCTAGGCAGCACAAACGTTATTTCCCAAGTAAAAATTTTGTATCAACCAAGCGGTATTACAATGGCTGAGTTAACGGAGAAATACCGATGATGAGTCGAGGCTGGAAAAAAGGATGGAGATCGATAGGGGTCCTCATCCTTTTCTTTGCGATTTGGGAAGCGGTCGGAAGATGGGGGAACATACCCGCTTGGTTACTGCCAACACCGTCACGTATTGTAAATGCAGCTATTGAAGTGAAAAGTACTTTTAGTGAACACTTACTGTCAACGTTGCAATTAACATTTACGGGCTTTCTTATTGGGATTACGTTCGGACTTATGATCGCAATTATTTTACATTTACTTCCGGGTGTTCGTGAAGCGGTGTATCCATTACTTATATTGTCCCAAAACGTTCCAATCATTGTGCTTGCTCCACTGCTTGTCATCTGGTTTGGCTTTGGAATACTCCCGAAATTGATTGTCATTACTCTCGTTTGTTTTTTTCCGGTTGCGGTTGCCACGCTTGATGGGTTTCAACAAACAGCACCGGAACTGCGGCATTATATGGCGATGGCCGGAGCTTCGAAGTGGCAAATGTTTTGGAAGCTGGAATTTCCATATGCGCTTCCTTCGATTTTTTCCGGGTTAAAAATTTCAGCGACCTATAGTGTGATGGGTGCTGTTATTTCCGAATGGTTAGGGGCGAAAGCAGGAATCGGAGTATTTATGACGTTAGCTTCATCCTCTTTCCGAACGGATCGGGTTTTTGTGGCGATTATGGCTATTATGCTGTTTAGTTTACTTTTTTTCTGGAGCATTGTGTTATTGGAGAAGCTCGTTGTGAGGTGGAAGGAGGATGAGGATGCTTAAAGTGGAAGGCGTTTCTAAATCGTTTGGCAATAAATTGGTTCTTGAAAACCTTCATTTAGAAGTAAACGAAGGAGAATTTGTCTCGATCCTCGGGCCATCGGGAAGCGGAAAAAGCACGTTATTGCATTTAATCGGAGGACTGTATACCCCAGACCAAGGCACGATTCGGCTTCAAGGAGAAGTCGTGAACGGAAAAAGCGGAAAAGTGAGTTATATGCCACAGCAACCATCATTATTCCCTTGGCGGACCGTGCTCCAAAACGTTATGTTAGCACAAGAAATTATCGGAAGGCCGAACCAAAAGATAGCCCAACAAATGTTAGAAAAAGCTGGCTTAGGAGATGTCATCCATAACTATCCTCACCAACTATCAGGAGGTATGAAACAGCGAGTAGCGTTTATCCGTGCGCTTTTAAGTCCACATCCGTTTATTTGCTTGGACGAACCTTTTTCGGCATTGGATGAATTTACGCGTTATGAGATGCAAATGTGGCTGCGAGAGATTTTAAAAGAACATCAACGGACGATTTTATTAATTACCCATAACATCGATGAAGCGATCTTATTATCAGATCGGTTGTATATTTTTACGAATCGCCCGGCGACGGTGAAAAAAGAAATACACGTACCGTTTCCGCAACCGCGGGAGCAAGAATTAATGTTAACCGAACCGTTTATGGAAGTGAAAAAAGAAGTGTACGAACAATTACGTACGGAATTAAAGACGGGTGATTCTGTTGAAACTTCTTATTGATGCGCACATCCATCTTGATCTATATGAAGTGGAGAAGCAAAAAGCACTGCT from Bacillus sp. (in: firmicutes) harbors:
- a CDS encoding amino acid ABC transporter ATP-binding protein; protein product: MIQVSNLVKSFGDLEVLKGINAHIKEKEVVVVIGPSGSGKSTFLRCLNLLEDFQDGDIVIDGFHLKDKNTNINKVREEVGMVFQRFNLFPHMTVLDNITLAPMKVRKWSKEKAKEKALQLLKKVGLEEKAYVYPDSLSGGQAQRVAIARALAMEPKVMLFDEPTSALDPEMVGEVLAVMKQLAQEGMTMVVVTHEMGFAREVGDRVIFMDGGYIIEEGTPAELFDNPQHERTKAFLSKVL
- a CDS encoding amino acid ABC transporter permease, whose product is MDFRWDIVQEYAPFFFKGVLLTIGLSIAAIVIGSILGLVIGLGKMSSYKIIRFPFEWYINIFRGTPLFVQILLIHFGVLPLLMENPKPILSAIVSLSLNAAAYIAEIFRAGIQSIDRGQTEAARSLGMTKVQAMIYIILPQALKRMIPPFGNEFIVLIKDSSLVSIIAAPELMYWGRAAQGQYYRVWEPYLTVAIIYLILTLSLSKLLHYVERRYSNQ
- a CDS encoding basic amino acid ABC transporter substrate-binding protein, whose protein sequence is MKKGVLLGIIMMMVFALIGCGQASSDQASGSDVQKVVVATDAAFAPFEYMEKGEIVGFDIDFLDAVMAEAGLEYELKNIGWDPLFAAVQGKEVDMAISGITINDKRKQTYDFSVPYFQSTHMILVPEGSDIKNANDLIGKKVGVQNGTTGQAAVEKLLGEENENIKKFENNVVAIMELLNGGVDAVVTDNTVVNEYLKNNPDKNLVGIEDPTNFESEFYGLMFPKGSELKEKLDAAIKTVIENGTYAEIYKEWFGSEPNVDVLLEQQ
- a CDS encoding ABC transporter substrate-binding protein, with protein sequence MKKWLMAVLATVGLVGCNGGEDTQPVDENAQELKEVSVVLDWTPNTNHTGLYVAKEKGYFEEEGLDVEILLPGEAGADQLVASGQAEFGISYQESITQARIQDVPLVSIAAIIQHNTSGFASPVEKNITSPKDFEGKTYGGWGSPIEEAVITSLMEEENADVSKVNFVNIGDSDFFTAVKRDIDFAWIYYGWTGIEAELRNEPINMVYLTDYSEKLDYYTPVLATSEQMIKEQPDVVKAFVKAVSKGYQFAIEHPEEAADILLAEVPDLDEQLVKKSQQWLADKYQDDAPRWGEQKAEVWKNYSDWMYEHGLLEKELDVDKAFTNEFLPEE
- a CDS encoding thiamine-binding protein, with product MAEALVSVQILPKTKQGEDVIPYVDAAIDVIAQSGVKYEVHPLETTMEGELDELLHIISLMNKRMMELGSTNVISQVKILYQPSGITMAELTEKYR
- a CDS encoding ABC transporter permease — its product is MSRGWKKGWRSIGVLILFFAIWEAVGRWGNIPAWLLPTPSRIVNAAIEVKSTFSEHLLSTLQLTFTGFLIGITFGLMIAIILHLLPGVREAVYPLLILSQNVPIIVLAPLLVIWFGFGILPKLIVITLVCFFPVAVATLDGFQQTAPELRHYMAMAGASKWQMFWKLEFPYALPSIFSGLKISATYSVMGAVISEWLGAKAGIGVFMTLASSSFRTDRVFVAIMAIMLFSLLFFWSIVLLEKLVVRWKEDEDA
- a CDS encoding ABC transporter ATP-binding protein; protein product: MRMLKVEGVSKSFGNKLVLENLHLEVNEGEFVSILGPSGSGKSTLLHLIGGLYTPDQGTIRLQGEVVNGKSGKVSYMPQQPSLFPWRTVLQNVMLAQEIIGRPNQKIAQQMLEKAGLGDVIHNYPHQLSGGMKQRVAFIRALLSPHPFICLDEPFSALDEFTRYEMQMWLREILKEHQRTILLITHNIDEAILLSDRLYIFTNRPATVKKEIHVPFPQPREQELMLTEPFMEVKKEVYEQLRTELKTGDSVETSY